A single window of Ctenopharyngodon idella isolate HZGC_01 chromosome 24, HZGC01, whole genome shotgun sequence DNA harbors:
- the LOC127506799 gene encoding histone H1-like: MCYLRAQRRSDAIIVQARQRLIQHRSDSREMAETAPAPAAAAPAKAPKKKSAAKAKKAGPGVGELIVKAVSASKERSGVSLAALKKALAASGYDVEKNNSRVKIAIKSLVTKGALVQVKGTGASGSFKLNKQQAETKKKPAKKAAPKAKKPAAKKPAAAKKPKTAAAKKPAAKKSPKKAKKPAATAAKKATKSPKKAKKPAAAKKAAKSPKKTKAAKPKAAKPKAAKPKKAAPKKK, encoded by the coding sequence ATGTGTTATTTAAGAGCGCAGCGCCGCTCGGACGCTATCATTGTTCAAGCCAGACAGCGTTTGATACAGCACAGATCCGATTCGAGAGAGATGGCAGAAACCGCTCCAGCACCGGCTGCTGCAGCCCCGGCCAAAGCGCCCAAGAAGAAGTCAGCTGCGAAAGCCAAGAAAGCAGGTCCAGGAGTCGGTGAGCTCATCGTCAAAGCCGTGTCCGCATCCAAGGAGAGGAGCGGCGTGTCCCTCGCCGCCCTGAAGAAAGCTCTCGCCGCCAGCGGTTACGACGTGGAGAAGAACAACTCTCGCGTCAAGATCGCCATCAAGAGCCTGGTGACTAAAGGCGCCCTGGTGCAGGTCAAAGGGACCGGCGCCTCGGGCTCATTCAAGCTCAACAAGCAGCAAGCCGAGACCAAGAAGAAGCCAGCCAAGAAAGCGGCTCCTAAAGCGAAGAAGCCCGCGGCCAAGAAACCCGCTGCTGCCAAGAAGCCCAAGACCGCAGCGGCAAAGAAGCCCGCCGCAAAGAAATCGCCCAAGAAGGCCAAGAAACCCGCCGCAACAGCCGCTAAGAAGGCGACGAAAAGCCCCAAGAAGGCAAAGAAGCCAGCAGCCGCTAAGAAAGCAGCCAAGAGCCCCAAAAAGACCAAGGCGGCTAAACCTAAGGCGGCAAAGCCTAAAGCCGCCAAGCCTAAAAAGGCAGCGcccaaaaagaaataa
- the LOC127506864 gene encoding histone H2A — translation MSGRGKTGGKARAKAKTRSSRAGLQFPVGRVHRLLRKGNYAERVGAGAPVYLAAVLEYLTAEILELAGNAARDNKKTRIIPRHLQLAVRNDEELNKLLGGVTIAQGGVLPNIQAVLLPKKTEKPAKSK, via the coding sequence ATGAGCGGCAGAGGAAAAACCGGAGGCAAAGCAAGAGCGAAAGCCAAGACTCGCTCATCCAGGGCTGGACTGCAGTTCCCCGTCGGCCGTGTTCACAGGCTTCTCCGCAAAGGCAACTACGCCGAGCGCGTCGGTGCTGGTGCTCCTGTTTATCTGGCGGCTGTGCTCGAGTATCTTACCGCTGAGATCCTGGAGTTGGCTGGAAATGCCGCTCGGGACAACAAGAAAACCCGCATCATTCCCCGTCATCTGCAGCTTGCGGTGCGCAACGACGAAGAGTTGAACAAACTTCTGGGCGGAGTGACCATCGCTCAGGGCGGCGTGCTGCCCAACATCCAGGCTGTGCTGCTGCCCAAGAAGACCGAGAAACCCGCCAAATCCAAATAA